The genomic region CCGGGTGCCCACCCGGACGGGCCGCCCGCAGCACGTCGACGTGCAGGGTGATCCGGGCCGCCTGGCCGAACGACTCCCAGATGTGCCGGGTCATGCTTGTCGGATAGACCGGCCCGATGTACGGCGCCAGCACCGGCTCGTCGTGCACCACGTACGGCCGGCCGGACAGGTCCACAGCGGCCCGGACCAGCACCTCGTCCATCGGGACGGTCGCCGAACCGTACCGTCGGATGCCGGCCTTGTCGCCGAGCGCCTCGTCGAACGCGGCGCCCAGCGCGAGCGCCGTGTCCTCCATCGTGTGGTGCGCGTCGATCTCCAGGTCACCCACGGTCCGCACGGTCAGGTCGTAGCCGCCGTGGCGGGCGATCTGGTTGAGCATGTGGTCGTAGAAGCCCACGCCGGTACTGATCTCGGCGGCGCCGGTGCCGTCGAGGTCGATCTCGACGAGGACCTTGGTCTCCTTGGTGATCCGCTCCACCCGGGCGGTCCGACTCATCGCAGGGTCTCCATCGCAGCTAGGAAGGCGTCGGTCTCGGCCGGGGTGCCGGCGGTCACCCGCAGCCAGCCGGGCAGGCCGACGTCGCGGACCAGCACCCCCTGCGCCAGCAGGGCCCGCCAGGCGACGGCCTGGTCGCCGCCGGACTCGAACAGCACGAAGTTGGCGTCGCTGTCAGCCACCCGCAGGCCGCCACCGCGCAGCGTCGCGACGATCCGGTCCCGCTGGGCCATGATCGCGCTCACCGTACCCAGCAGGGCGTCGCGGTGGGCGAGCGCCGCGCGGGCGGCGGCCTGGGTCAGAGCGGACAGGTGGTACGGCAGACGGACCAGCTGCACCGCCCCCACC from Micromonospora lupini harbors:
- the hisB gene encoding imidazoleglycerol-phosphate dehydratase HisB — protein: MSRTARVERITKETKVLVEIDLDGTGAAEISTGVGFYDHMLNQIARHGGYDLTVRTVGDLEIDAHHTMEDTALALGAAFDEALGDKAGIRRYGSATVPMDEVLVRAAVDLSGRPYVVHDEPVLAPYIGPVYPTSMTRHIWESFGQAARITLHVDVLRAARPGGHPDAHHVVEAQFKAVSRALREATAIDPRAAGAIPSTKGAL